One stretch of Dissulfurimicrobium hydrothermale DNA includes these proteins:
- a CDS encoding DsrE family protein, translated as MKIKIFLMTVLAAVLLACAGGFVQSALAGEKLGIIIYSDDAETAWNALRLANFSMKKGGEVSVFFLGKGVVGAQKTNETFNVKEQAEDLVKAGGKVYACKVCLKLHKLEPSETCPVSTMEDLYSLIMSNNKVLTF; from the coding sequence ATGAAGATTAAAATTTTTTTAATGACGGTTCTGGCAGCAGTGTTGTTGGCATGCGCCGGAGGATTTGTGCAATCAGCCCTTGCAGGGGAAAAACTCGGGATCATCATCTATTCCGACGATGCAGAGACTGCATGGAACGCCTTACGGCTTGCCAATTTCTCCATGAAAAAAGGGGGTGAGGTAAGCGTATTTTTTCTTGGAAAAGGCGTAGTGGGTGCTCAAAAAACAAATGAAACTTTTAATGTTAAGGAACAGGCCGAAGACCTTGTAAAGGCCGGAGGTAAGGTTTACGCCTGCAAGGTCTGTCTCAAACTACACAAGCTCGAACCGTCGGAAACATGCCCTGTTTCAACAATGGAAGACCTCTATAGCCTCATTATGTCCAATAACAAGGTACTTACCTTTTAA
- a CDS encoding ribonuclease HII: MQTIGLGPVAGVDEVGRGCLAGPVVAAAVVFPRGSFIPEVRDSKVLTSNGRIAVEGFIRKAASAIATGVVWPDEIDRINVLRASLKAMAIAVDRLRIRPGVLLIDGNQPIPYPLPQKTIVKGDSRSFTIAAASIIAKVLRDTIMERLSSKYPQYDFARHKGYPTRGHICALKLYGPCPMHRRTFKGVREFFTETDHDLS, translated from the coding sequence ATGCAGACCATCGGTCTTGGACCTGTTGCAGGGGTTGACGAGGTGGGGAGGGGTTGCCTTGCAGGGCCGGTGGTGGCTGCAGCAGTTGTATTTCCACGCGGTTCCTTTATACCTGAGGTAAGGGATTCGAAGGTCCTTACGTCGAATGGGCGGATAGCAGTTGAAGGATTTATAAGGAAGGCTGCAAGTGCGATAGCCACTGGCGTAGTCTGGCCTGACGAGATAGATAGGATCAATGTCCTCAGGGCCAGTCTCAAGGCGATGGCTATAGCTGTAGATAGACTGAGGATTAGGCCCGGTGTCCTGCTTATCGACGGGAATCAGCCTATACCTTATCCATTGCCTCAAAAGACAATAGTCAAGGGAGACAGCCGTTCCTTCACCATTGCTGCAGCGTCGATAATTGCAAAGGTCTTAAGGGATACGATCATGGAGAGATTGTCTTCTAAATATCCGCAATATGACTTCGCCAGGCACAAAGGTTATCCAACGAGGGGGCATATTTGCGCTCTAAAACTCTATGGTCCCTGTCCGATGCACCGTAGGACGTTCAAGGGGGTCAGGGAGTTCTTTACAGAAACTGACCATGATCTTTCATGA
- the ffh gene encoding signal recognition particle protein: MFDSLSERLNLIFKRLKGHGKLSEENIQEGLREVRLALLEADVNFRVVKDFISRIKERAVGQDVMESLTPAQQVIKIVRDELVSLLGGHNQGLNLAGRQPAVILLVGLQGSGKTTTAAKLARWLRAKGRRPYLVPADVYRPAAIEQLKALGAQLKIDVYPSNASQSPVEIARQAVLMADAAHKDTVLIDTAGRLHIDEALMQELRDIKNVLSPQEILLVADAMTGQDAVNMAKKFDETLSITGVILTKLEGDARGGAALSIQAVTGKPIKFVGVGEKLDAIEPFHPDRMANRILGMGDVLTLIEKARETIDQKKAFEFQSKLKKDTFTLEDFREQLRQVKKMGSIEQIISMIPGLNKIKQLKNFAPDEKELVRIEAIIDSMTPKERRDYTIINASRRRRIAAGSGTTVQDVNALLKNYAEMQKMLKKMKRTRFRGFSKGAPPF; this comes from the coding sequence ATGTTTGACAGCCTGAGCGAACGGTTGAATCTGATTTTCAAGCGCCTCAAGGGCCATGGGAAGCTCTCTGAAGAGAACATCCAGGAAGGACTTCGTGAGGTGCGCCTTGCCCTCCTTGAAGCAGATGTGAACTTCAGGGTGGTTAAGGATTTCATCTCAAGGATCAAGGAAAGGGCTGTTGGGCAGGATGTGATGGAGAGCCTTACCCCTGCCCAGCAGGTGATCAAGATAGTCCGTGACGAGCTGGTCAGCCTGCTGGGCGGCCACAATCAGGGGCTTAATTTGGCCGGGCGTCAGCCAGCCGTTATACTCCTTGTGGGCCTTCAGGGTTCAGGCAAAACCACAACTGCGGCAAAGCTAGCCCGTTGGTTGCGGGCAAAGGGCAGGAGGCCATATCTGGTACCTGCTGATGTTTACAGGCCGGCGGCTATAGAACAGCTCAAGGCCTTAGGTGCCCAACTCAAGATAGATGTGTATCCATCAAACGCCTCACAGTCTCCGGTTGAGATAGCAAGACAGGCGGTCTTGATGGCAGATGCGGCACACAAAGATACCGTTTTAATAGATACGGCCGGTAGACTACATATCGATGAGGCCCTGATGCAGGAGCTGAGAGATATAAAAAACGTCCTGTCGCCTCAGGAGATCCTCCTGGTGGCCGATGCCATGACCGGCCAAGACGCGGTAAATATGGCCAAGAAATTCGACGAGACGCTCTCCATAACCGGTGTGATTCTTACAAAACTAGAGGGCGACGCCAGAGGTGGAGCGGCATTGTCTATACAGGCGGTTACGGGAAAGCCCATAAAGTTTGTGGGTGTTGGCGAAAAGCTTGACGCCATCGAGCCGTTTCATCCGGACCGCATGGCAAATCGTATACTTGGTATGGGCGATGTTCTTACCTTGATCGAAAAGGCAAGAGAGACCATAGATCAGAAAAAGGCATTTGAGTTTCAGAGCAAACTCAAAAAGGATACCTTCACGCTTGAAGATTTCAGGGAACAGCTCAGGCAGGTGAAGAAAATGGGGAGTATCGAACAGATTATTTCCATGATCCCTGGCCTCAATAAGATAAAACAGCTTAAGAACTTTGCACCTGATGAGAAAGAACTCGTCCGCATTGAGGCGATTATAGACTCTATGACCCCTAAAGAGCGGCGTGACTATACCATAATAAATGCTAGCCGTCGTAGACGAATAGCCGCTGGTAGCGGTACAACGGTACAAGACGTAAATGCCCTTCTCAAAAATTATGCAGAGATGCAAAAAATGCTTAAAAAAATGAAAAGGACGAGATTCAGGGGCTTTTCAAAAGGGGCTCCCCCATTTTAA
- the rplS gene encoding 50S ribosomal protein L19 — MEIVRRLELEEMRMDIPPFRAGDTVRVHVKIQETEERERIQIFEGVVISRKGSGLNETCTVRKISYGVGVERIFPIHSPRIEKIEVTSKGRHGRSKLFYLRNLKGKAAKQKVCRR; from the coding sequence ATGGAAATCGTTAGAAGATTGGAGCTTGAAGAGATGCGTATGGACATCCCGCCATTCAGGGCTGGAGACACTGTGCGCGTTCATGTGAAGATACAGGAGACTGAGGAAAGGGAGCGTATTCAAATATTTGAGGGCGTGGTTATCAGTAGGAAGGGGAGCGGCCTCAATGAGACATGCACTGTAAGAAAAATCTCCTATGGAGTTGGTGTTGAACGTATATTCCCCATACATTCGCCGCGCATAGAGAAGATAGAGGTCACCTCTAAGGGGCGCCATGGTCGCTCTAAACTCTTTTATCTCAGAAATCTCAAGGGCAAGGCGGCCAAACAGAAGGTCTGTCGGCGATAA
- the rpsP gene encoding 30S ribosomal protein S16 has translation MAVKIRLTRCGRKKRPFYRVVAAESSAKRDGRFLEILGTYDPLKDPFDFKINTQRLGYWLGQGAQTSGTVGNLLKGRKA, from the coding sequence ATGGCTGTAAAGATACGATTGACAAGATGCGGCCGCAAAAAAAGACCCTTTTACAGGGTGGTGGCGGCTGAATCGAGTGCAAAACGTGACGGAAGGTTCCTCGAGATCTTGGGTACGTATGACCCACTCAAGGATCCGTTTGATTTTAAGATAAATACCCAGAGGCTTGGATATTGGCTTGGTCAGGGTGCCCAGACAAGTGGAACGGTTGGCAATCTATTGAAAGGGCGAAAGGCCTGA
- a CDS encoding KH domain-containing protein, giving the protein MKDLIEYIVKALVDNPEAVQVNEIEGAQTAVIELRVARDDLGKVIGRQGRTARAIRTILSAASAKLKRKSVLEILE; this is encoded by the coding sequence GTGAAAGACTTGATTGAATATATTGTAAAGGCGTTGGTTGATAATCCAGAGGCCGTTCAGGTAAATGAGATCGAGGGTGCACAGACGGCGGTCATCGAATTAAGGGTGGCCAGAGACGATCTTGGCAAGGTGATAGGCCGACAGGGTCGTACAGCTAGGGCCATCAGGACTATATTGAGTGCTGCGTCTGCCAAGCTGAAAAGGAAATCCGTGCTCGAGATACTTGAGTAG
- the typA gene encoding translational GTPase TypA has product MSGLPYRNVAIIAHVDHGKTTLVDAMLWQSGVFRENQLVEERVMDSNILERERGITILAKNTAIHYGGIKINIVDTPGHADFGGEVERTLQMVDGVILLVDAAEGPLPQTRYVLKKALELGLPPIVVINKIDRSDARPGEVLNEIYDLFIDLDATDEQLDFPVLYTNAKKGFALKEMGGDPDDLKPLFDEIIKTIPPPSGDPGVPLQMLITNLEYSSFVGKLAVGRIFNGRLKAGSVIGLAREDSLIQVKAGLIYSHDGLRRIEVGEAMAGDIVAVSGIEEVSIGDSLVDLERPTPMKRIVVDEPTIAMVFSVNTSPFAGRDGSYVTSRHLRMRLEKEMLHNVSLKLEPLAMDAFRVKGRGELQLAILIETMRREGYELSVSRPEILTKEIDGVMYEPMELVVVDCPEEFIGVVTQGLGPRRGRMIKMTNHGHGRARLEFEIPSRGLIGYRSQFLTDTKGSGIMNSLFNGYKPWQGHMPERTSGALVADRPGRTTTYALYHIQPRGALFLGPGIDVYEGMIVGENSKGNDLDVNVTKEKKLTNMRASGSDEALRLIPPVAMTLERALEWISADEFVEVTPCNIRLRKRILKANDRPKRRQL; this is encoded by the coding sequence ATGAGTGGACTTCCTTACAGGAATGTGGCGATTATAGCCCATGTCGACCACGGTAAGACTACACTTGTAGACGCCATGCTTTGGCAGAGTGGGGTCTTTAGGGAGAATCAGCTGGTCGAGGAGCGTGTGATGGACTCAAACATCCTTGAACGTGAACGAGGGATTACGATCCTTGCCAAAAATACCGCAATTCATTATGGGGGCATAAAAATAAATATCGTCGATACCCCAGGTCATGCGGATTTCGGCGGAGAAGTGGAGCGCACGCTCCAGATGGTCGACGGGGTCATCCTGCTGGTCGATGCGGCGGAGGGACCGCTTCCCCAGACGCGCTATGTCCTTAAGAAAGCCCTCGAATTAGGGCTTCCGCCTATCGTTGTCATAAACAAGATCGACCGTTCTGACGCCAGGCCGGGCGAGGTCTTAAATGAGATCTACGATCTTTTTATCGACCTTGATGCCACGGATGAACAGTTGGATTTCCCTGTGCTTTATACGAATGCAAAAAAAGGCTTTGCCTTGAAAGAAATGGGCGGCGATCCAGATGATCTCAAGCCCTTATTTGACGAAATAATAAAGACCATTCCACCCCCTTCCGGTGATCCAGGGGTCCCTCTACAGATGCTCATCACGAACCTTGAATATAGTAGCTTTGTGGGGAAGCTCGCCGTTGGGCGCATCTTCAACGGCAGACTGAAGGCTGGCAGCGTAATAGGTTTGGCACGTGAGGATAGCCTCATCCAAGTCAAGGCCGGTCTTATCTACAGCCACGACGGCCTTAGAAGGATTGAGGTGGGCGAGGCCATGGCCGGCGATATAGTAGCTGTTTCCGGTATAGAAGAGGTCTCTATAGGAGACAGCCTTGTCGACCTCGAACGGCCTACGCCCATGAAGCGCATCGTCGTAGATGAGCCCACGATCGCCATGGTCTTTTCTGTGAATACGTCGCCGTTTGCAGGCAGAGACGGATCATATGTCACATCCAGGCATCTTAGGATGCGTCTTGAAAAGGAGATGCTGCATAACGTAAGCCTCAAGCTTGAACCCCTTGCCATGGATGCATTCAGGGTAAAGGGGCGCGGAGAGCTGCAGCTTGCAATCCTTATTGAGACCATGCGCAGGGAAGGCTATGAACTGAGTGTCTCAAGGCCTGAGATACTTACGAAAGAGATAGACGGCGTTATGTATGAACCGATGGAGCTTGTTGTTGTGGATTGCCCTGAAGAGTTTATCGGTGTGGTGACCCAGGGATTAGGGCCGCGGCGCGGCAGAATGATAAAGATGACAAATCACGGTCACGGCAGGGCCAGACTGGAGTTTGAAATACCCTCGAGGGGTCTTATAGGCTACAGGTCACAATTCCTTACAGATACCAAGGGCTCAGGTATCATGAACAGCCTTTTCAACGGCTATAAACCTTGGCAGGGCCATATGCCGGAGCGTACCTCCGGTGCATTGGTTGCAGACCGGCCTGGCAGGACCACGACCTATGCCCTTTACCACATACAGCCGCGTGGTGCATTGTTTTTAGGTCCCGGCATAGATGTCTATGAAGGCATGATAGTCGGGGAAAACAGCAAAGGAAATGATCTCGATGTCAATGTAACCAAGGAGAAGAAGCTTACGAATATGAGGGCATCGGGTTCGGATGAGGCATTGCGCCTCATTCCGCCTGTAGCGATGACGCTTGAGCGTGCGCTTGAATGGATATCGGCGGATGAGTTTGTGGAGGTGACCCCTTGCAATATACGTCTCAGAAAACGCATACTAAAGGCAAACGATAGACCGAAGAGACGACAGCTTTGA
- the trmD gene encoding tRNA (guanosine(37)-N1)-methyltransferase TrmD, whose product MLFDILTIFPEFFSSPLREGVLGRAIERGIVKVRIVNLRDFALDRHRTVDDRPYGGGEGMVLKPEPIFRAVKMLRSEPPLPKVLLLSPRGRVLDHAFACELADMERLVFICGRYEGVDERIHRCLADIELSIGDYILSGGEPAALVVIDVLSRLIPGVLGCETSACKDSFSDGLLEYPQYTRPLEYMGIKTPEVLISGDHARIARWRREQSLALTMEKRPDMLAKARLNEEDMVFLNKIGWRGR is encoded by the coding sequence ATGCTCTTTGATATCTTGACTATCTTTCCCGAGTTTTTCAGTTCTCCCTTGCGCGAAGGCGTACTTGGCAGGGCGATCGAGCGCGGGATCGTAAAGGTTAGGATTGTCAATTTAAGGGATTTTGCCCTTGACCGGCACCGAACGGTAGACGACAGACCATATGGCGGTGGCGAGGGGATGGTATTGAAGCCGGAGCCTATATTTAGGGCGGTTAAGATGCTTAGGTCGGAACCCCCGTTGCCGAAGGTGTTGCTCTTAAGTCCAAGAGGCAGGGTGCTCGATCATGCCTTTGCCTGTGAATTGGCTGACATGGAAAGGCTCGTGTTCATTTGCGGCCGTTATGAAGGGGTTGACGAACGCATTCATAGATGCCTTGCAGATATTGAGTTGTCGATCGGGGACTATATCCTATCGGGGGGTGAGCCTGCCGCTCTTGTGGTTATTGATGTTCTGAGCAGGTTAATACCTGGTGTGTTGGGTTGCGAAACATCGGCATGTAAAGATTCATTCAGCGATGGATTGTTGGAATATCCTCAGTATACGCGGCCTCTTGAATATATGGGGATCAAGACGCCCGAGGTGCTTATTTCAGGCGACCACGCCAGGATTGCGAGGTGGCGCAGGGAGCAATCGTTGGCCTTGACTATGGAGAAAAGGCCTGACATGCTTGCCAAGGCGAGACTTAATGAAGAAGACATGGTCTTCTTGAATAAGATCGGCTGGAGAGGCAGGTGA
- a CDS encoding RNA methyltransferase — MIHLALVHYPVLNRRGEVIVSAVTNLDIHDIARASMTYGVDGYYVVTPVGEQQALVKELVRHWSDGVGSAISPDRRTALELVRVAGSLKDVCDDIALKTGGRPVVYATTAREVIGSIGWRSLREKLRDKGFNLLLIFGTAFGLAPEVFDLVDGALAPIEGVAGYNHLSVRSAAAIALDRLFSNYMDI, encoded by the coding sequence GTGATCCATCTCGCTCTTGTCCATTATCCTGTTTTAAACCGTAGAGGTGAGGTTATAGTCTCTGCAGTGACCAATCTAGATATACATGATATAGCAAGGGCTTCAATGACTTATGGCGTGGATGGTTATTATGTCGTGACACCTGTCGGCGAGCAGCAGGCATTGGTCAAGGAATTGGTAAGGCACTGGTCTGACGGCGTCGGATCGGCGATAAGTCCTGATAGACGGACGGCCCTCGAATTAGTAAGGGTGGCTGGTTCCTTGAAAGACGTTTGTGATGATATTGCTCTCAAGACAGGCGGGCGTCCGGTGGTCTATGCAACTACGGCCCGAGAGGTCATTGGTTCCATAGGATGGAGGTCTTTAAGGGAGAAGCTTCGGGATAAAGGGTTCAATCTCCTCTTGATCTTTGGGACCGCTTTTGGTCTTGCCCCTGAGGTGTTCGATCTGGTTGATGGTGCATTGGCGCCCATAGAAGGTGTAGCCGGATATAATCATCTTTCCGTAAGAAGTGCTGCGGCCATAGCCCTTGACAGGCTATTTTCAAACTATATGGACATATAG
- a CDS encoding slipin family protein, translated as MGFSILFLIFLTVSFLASAIRIMNEYERAVVFRLGRVIRAKGPGIILLIPVIDKMQKVDLRTVTLDVQPQDVITRDNVSVKVSAVVYFRVVDPVMAVVEVENYLFATSQLAQTTLRSICGQAEMDELLSEREKINTRIQDILDIDTAPWGIKVIKIEVKDIDLPAEMRRAMARQAEAERERRAKIINAEGEFQAAEKLSEAAAIIRKFPEALQLRYLQTLREVAAENNSTTIFPVPIDILRPFMGAHYKGDG; from the coding sequence ATGGGGTTTTCTATCCTTTTTTTGATCTTTTTGACGGTAAGTTTCCTTGCATCGGCCATTCGGATCATGAATGAGTACGAGCGGGCGGTGGTCTTTCGTTTGGGCAGGGTGATAAGAGCCAAGGGGCCGGGTATTATCCTACTCATTCCGGTCATCGACAAGATGCAGAAGGTGGACTTGAGGACAGTCACCTTGGATGTCCAGCCTCAGGACGTAATCACAAGGGACAATGTCTCCGTCAAGGTGAGTGCAGTGGTCTATTTTAGGGTGGTTGACCCTGTAATGGCCGTTGTTGAGGTGGAAAACTACCTTTTTGCAACGTCTCAGCTCGCCCAGACCACATTGAGGAGCATCTGCGGTCAAGCCGAGATGGATGAACTCTTGTCGGAGCGCGAGAAGATCAATACAAGGATACAGGATATATTGGATATTGATACGGCGCCGTGGGGGATAAAGGTCATAAAGATCGAGGTCAAGGATATAGATCTCCCTGCAGAGATGAGGCGTGCCATGGCGAGGCAAGCTGAGGCGGAAAGGGAGCGCCGGGCTAAGATAATAAATGCGGAGGGTGAGTTCCAGGCGGCTGAAAAGCTGTCGGAGGCCGCGGCCATAATAAGGAAGTTTCCCGAGGCCCTGCAGCTTCGCTATCTCCAGACGTTGCGGGAGGTGGCGGCTGAAAACAACTCGACCACCATTTTCCCTGTGCCGATAGATATTTTAAGGCCATTTATGGGGGCTCATTATAAAGGAGATGGTTAA
- the rimM gene encoding ribosome maturation factor RimM (Essential for efficient processing of 16S rRNA), whose translation MVAVGKITKAHGNKGEVQVYPYVRDKGIFFDQKIFLIRGAAKWIGSLNIKTARFADSARVILGIEGIKDRGQAEGLVGLELFLEKVKLPKLPEGEYYWHEIIGLQVMTFDGGRLGVVSDIIETGANDVYVVKTSGKDVLIPAIKDVVKEIDLEAGIIKVALISGLLDDLG comes from the coding sequence GTGGTCGCCGTGGGCAAGATAACAAAGGCGCATGGCAACAAGGGAGAGGTCCAAGTCTATCCTTATGTGAGAGATAAGGGTATTTTTTTTGATCAAAAGATATTTTTGATTCGCGGCGCCGCAAAGTGGATAGGTTCTTTAAATATAAAGACTGCTAGGTTTGCTGATTCAGCCAGGGTGATCCTGGGTATCGAGGGTATTAAGGATAGGGGTCAGGCAGAAGGGCTCGTAGGTCTCGAACTTTTTTTGGAAAAGGTGAAACTGCCCAAACTGCCCGAAGGCGAGTATTATTGGCATGAGATAATAGGTCTTCAGGTTATGACTTTTGATGGCGGAAGGCTCGGGGTGGTGTCTGACATCATTGAGACGGGCGCAAACGATGTCTATGTCGTCAAGACATCCGGGAAAGATGTCTTGATACCAGCCATTAAAGATGTAGTCAAGGAGATAGACTTGGAGGCCGGTATAATAAAAGTTGCTTTGATTAGTGGACTTTTGGACGACTTAGGATAA